One window of Papaver somniferum cultivar HN1 chromosome 9, ASM357369v1, whole genome shotgun sequence genomic DNA carries:
- the LOC113310617 gene encoding uncharacterized protein LOC113310617 → MSVSNLLFLLSVFTFFSVQAFSAQFLDGFLPNGNFEEQPKPINIKKTVLKGKFALPKWEINGTVEYIHGGPQPGGMYFAVAHGVHAVRLGNDASISQTIPVKKGSLYALTFGASRTCAQEEVLRVSVPPARGDLPLQTLYSSDGGDTYAWGFRATSNSAKVIFHNPGVQEDPACGPLLDAVAIKELFPPMPTRVNMVKNGGFEEGPHRFKNSTNGVLLPPKQEDAASPLPGWIIESLKAVKFIDSLHFKVPSGFAAVELVAGRESAIAQILRTIPGKSYQLSFTIGDAKNGCHGSMVVEAFAAKDKFKIPFESTGKGGFKTATFKFKATAARTRLTFYSSFYHTRIDDFGSLCGPVVDEVKVLPLRV, encoded by the exons atgtCGGTCTCAAATCTTCTTTTCTTATTATCagtcttcacattcttcagtgTTCAAGCATTTTCAGCTCAGTTTCTTGATG GATTTCTACCAAATGGCAACTTTGAAGAACAGCCAAAACCAATCAACATTAAGAAAACAGTACTCAAAGGGAAATTCGCACTACCCAAATGGGAAATCAATGGGACAGTTGAGTACATCCATGGTGGACCACAACCCGGTGGAATGTATTTTGCAGTAGCCCATGGTGTTCATGCTGTAAGACTTGGAAATGATGCTtcaatttcccaaacaattccagTTAAGAAAGGGTCTCTTTACGCCCTTACATTCGGCGCTTCAAGAACTTGTGCTCAAGAGGAAGTTTTAAGAGTATCAGTTCCTCCTGCCCGAGGAGATTTGCCTCTACAAACACTATACAGCAGTGATGGAGGTGACACTTATGCTTGGGGTTTTAGGGCTACTTCTAATTCTGCCAAGGTGATCTTCCATAATCCAGGTGTTCAAGAGGATCCTGCTTGTGGTCCACTTTTGGATGCAGTTGCCATCAAAGAACTCTTCCCCCCTATGCCCACCAGAG TTAACATGGTTAAGAATGGTGGTTTCGAGGAGGGACCTCATCGTTTCAAGAACTCCACTAATGGTGTTCTCCTCCCACCCAAGCAAGAAGATGCTGCATCTCCTCTTCCTGGTTGGATAATCGAATCACTAAAAGCTGTTAAGTTCATAGATTCTCTGCACTTCAAGGTCCCTTCAGGTTTTGCAGCAGTTGAACTGGTTGCAGGGAGAGAAAGCGCCATTGCTCAAATTCTAAGAACAATTCCAGGCAAATCGTACCAGCTTAGTTTCACAATTGGAGATGCTAAAAATGGGTGTCATGGATCCATGGTAGTAGAAGCATTTGCAGCAAAAGACAAATTCAAAATTCCGTTCGAGTCTACTGGCAAGGGAGGATTTAAAACTGCTACTTTCAAGTTCAAAGCCACGGCAGCAAGAACAAGATTAACTTTTTACAGTTCATTTTATCACACTAGGATAGATGATTTTGGATCTCTCTGTGGtcctgttgttgatgaagttaaggTATTACCTCTCCGTGTTTAG
- the LOC113312194 gene encoding uncharacterized protein LOC113312194 — translation MSTDSSTTSSVISSSVSTTTSPLKLKNSYISLKLDETNYIQWRRQVLPILCSHDIYSHVDPDVNSPSLFLPGSSAEEPLPNPDYASWFQIDTYLLSWLQATLTQSVFVDIPDFTYARELWKYLANTYAAPTVARSIQLRHQLQTLQRENLSISAYLAKITSIRDSLLTSSYPLSDVELVLNTVRGLGPDYQAFSTAIETRSSLPSFSELKLLLLNHEIRLTQYNQPTPDPIPSTAFYGSTFSSSPSSSNFSSSRFYNN, via the coding sequence aTGTCTACAGATTCATCTACTACTTCTTCAGTCATATCTTCTTCTGTGTCTACAACCACTTCTCCTCTCAAGCTTAAAAATTCTTACATCTCCTTAAaacttgatgaaaccaattacatTCAATGGCGTCGTCAAGTACTTCCAATCCTATGCTCCCATGATATCTATAGTCATGTGGATCCTGACGTTAATTCTCCGTCTCTTTTTCTTCCTGGTTCATCTGCTGAAGAACCTCTTCCAAACCCTGATTATGCTTCCTGGTTTCAAATTGATACGTATCTCCTTAGCTGGCTTCAAGCTACCCTAACTCAATCAGTTTTTGTTGATATCCCTGATTTTACCTATGCTCGTGAACTCTGGAAATACTTAGCCAATACTTATGCAGCTCCAACTGTTGCTCGTTCTATTCAACTTCGTCACCAGCTGCAAACACTTCAAAGAGAAAATCTTTCCATCTCTGCATACCTTGCCAAAATAACTTCCATTAGAGACTCTCTTTTAACCTCATCTTATCCCTTAAGCGATGTTGAACTTGTGCTCAATACCGTTCGAGGTTTAGGGCCTGATTATCAAGCTTTTTCAACTGCAATTGAAACTCGTTCTTCTCTTCCTTCCTTCTCTGAGTTGAAGCTGTTGCTTCTCAATCATGAAATTCGTCTTACTCAATATAATCAACCCACACCAGATCCTATTCCTTCAACAGCTTTCTATGGTTCcactttctcttcttctccttcttcctcaAACTTCTCATCCTCTCGGTTTTACAACAACTAA